The segment atttcttctttaaCATTTCTAAGCCACCCATTCTTGTTCATTGGAGTAGCCATagtaaaactaatttaataaatcaatattttatttcattaatatatAGATATTATTAATTCTTCCATCCTTTTCTTAGTTACACAGAGCTTTGagaaacattttccaaatcagatttatttttattaaaattatatggaATTTACAACTGAATAAACCTAAATTTAACCTAAGAGCTCTGGTTAGAAGCATTAACCGTGCTTAGAAATTGCAAGATATAATTTACATGACAAACACTCCAGTAATATAGcaacaaaaccaaaatttgttgTCTCCTTGAATCCCAGACCtacatttgataattttttgtaagctTCTGAAAAACAAACTGGCTTTAAACGGCactaaatttatcaaatttttccaaaccgATTAGTCGTACCTTAATTGACAGGAATTTTCTAaagggtttaaattttaatcaagccaTCATTTTGTTAGATCCTATTACCTTGGAGTGATTTTTGAGGTGGTCTTTGCGGTGGAAGCTGCGCTCGCAGAATTGACACTGGTGTTTCCGCTCGGTGGTGTGGATGAGGAGGTGACGCATCAGCTTGAACTTGGAGGAGAAGGCCTTGGAGCACTCGTTGCAGGCGAACGGCCGCTCGCCCGTGTGCGAATACATGTGCTGGAACAGCTTGCCCGGACTGCTGAAGGCCTTCTCGCAGCGGCCACACTGGTGTGCCTTGGCCGTCGGCGTGCCCCCCTCGGCCCGTACCGCCGAGCGAGTCTTTCGCCGCCCGCCAACCGCAGAGCCCCCCGAAGCGACAGCCCCCTGCGCGACACCGCTGCCTAGGCCGACGACGGCCGGACACTTGTGCCCCTCCAACTCCTGCGGCGACGAGAATCGCGCCCCGCACTGCGCGCACGCCCGAGGCCGCAGCTGCCGCCGCCCGTCCGCCTCCTCAGAGGCCACTTCAGCAGCTGCAACCAAATTCCGTCAGCCAGGATCAATCACTACGTCAAATTATCTACTGCATGCAGTTCTGATAACTATTTACTTCGTTAGGCAGCAGCGTATCACAAGATTTTGGTAGGAGCCTTACTAATAGAATTGTAGggcgattttcaattttcaattctgcTGTAGTACAAGTGCAgagttttaattgcaattatttcagtATAACTTCATCAAGCTACTGAGAAAGTTAATTTTAGACAAGGATttcagttaaataattaatctgaaTTAAGAGTTCAAATTCTAGGCTAAATTTTCAACCTGGAATGCAAAACTtacaaattgatattttcaagcCAGATGGTATTCCTTCTGGACGCCACCTTTGACACTTCTGACAGTCTCAAAAGCAGGAGTTGGCTATTGAACTAACACCCACAAACTAACATCTGCATTCATCGTGCATGTCAGACTGCCATTTAAAGATTATCACAAGGCTCAGcgcgaaatattttcatctgaTAAGATTATGAGAGCGCAGTCGTCTGCGAATGCCTCCAAATTCAGGATGACCCTGGGGGGCTATGGAACGTTTCCACTGAATTGACAACGCGTGCAAGGAGTGTTTCGAGGTTGGGACTGACCTGTCTGCTTGGTTGGTGCCTTTGTACCCATGCTGCTGGCATATTAGAATCTGAAAAGGGAGGCGAGACTGAGATTTAAGCGAGTCACATGTGCTGAAGGCCTTGACTTACCTGGGCGACGGGGACTGACGAATGGTGTGCCTTCGGTTGACTAAGGGCCTGCGAATCAATCATGACTGGTTAGTTTAGGGTCTAAAGATGCGTTCGGGACCACTTTCACGCGGCGACACGCGAAAACGGGCCCGTTTGAGGACCAAATACGTGCGTGACCCTCACGTACGGGTTGGCCTGCAAATGACCGTTTTCTGAATTTTCGACCAACTCAGGCCACCAAATCGTACCTTGGGAGTAAAAAGCAGTGCCTTGGGTGCTATTTCCACGACGGAAGACAGCAAATCATAGCACTGGTTGACTAAATTTCGCGAAAACATGCAGAACcgtccatttttaaatgtccATCGTGTTTGTTTTGGTAGCAACTCAATCAGGCACGCGTCACCCTTCGGTCCACCTCTAAGTATTTCCCACCTCTGGCAACAAGCATCTAACTTGacataataaatttcctaatgacttaaaaatatttttcaaactatttgttttgtttaatatgctcagaatattgcaaaataaatcaattttaactatATTATTTCTCTTGGGTTGGTTTCCCTGTTTTTATTACGCATCGCGGGAAATAAGTTTAAATCATTAGAAACGAGATGACTCTCACTCAATTgtagttaatttaattgagtttACCATTCAATTAGTACAGTAGATAGAAAGATGGTGTGAAACCAATGAAAAAGGCTCAAAaagggaatattttaaaatttaacttcatGATGTTGGTAGCGCCCCATCGCAACCCGAAGTTCGACCTTGCGATTGGCCAGcatattgaatttcaagatggATCCTTTCTTACATTTCTTGTCTTTGTGAGACCTGTCAGATTTCAACTAGGTGTCGGCATGGAGTAGACTGTGGACACGATGGCCGACGCCTCGTCCAACAGCGACTCGGAGGAATTCTTTGATGCAGAGGACAACACTCCTCACCGCAGCAGCAGGTGCtgtttttcgttttaaatgcGTGCAATCTTGCATTTTCTCTATCACCTGTCTCCACCCACTGGCAAGAAACCAACaggggaaaattatttttccttgatgATTCAACatcacttttattattttatatgatttgaaaaaattcgccaacaaattttttagcatCCTCCACTCTTTATTTAGCCTGACAATTTATCAGCAGAATATTCAAGTGACAAACTTCActaatgtaattattattgtccttgaataattgcaaattacttttttacgCACAAACATAATAGATACAGGACCACGtctattatttgaaattaggcatattattattattattggagCTTGCATTATATTGCCAAGTAAAGTAGCAACTTTTTGTGCTCACAGAATGGACAaaccattttgaaataatctCCAATGACTTAATACATTTGAAAGCCTTATCAAAACTTTTATTGAGATGATTATCTTTTGTGTGTAGGAGAAGTCGGGCGAGCCTCAACAAGCAACAGGCCGCGTCAGCTGCTGCAGCGCTTGATGCAGCAAGTGCCAAATCAGCGCCCACTGAAGAGGAAACTGTAAGTATTTTCAACTAAGCCTAATAATTTCTGTCAATAAAGctgtatatgtattttttaaactttcagcCAGCGCAGTTGCTTGAAGTGAGTAAGGCCAATGTGCCAGGTTCAGAGGACTCGACACCTTCTGACGTGCCTGATGGAACTGTgagcaaagttttaaaatttttatgctgcTCAAAACCTGATTTAATCTGGAaaccattatttattattttttcttaaatatttacttagcATTGTGCAAGATAAATAGCATTCCTTatcaaataatacattttaatatttcagagcTCAAGAAAAGAGCTGTTGACGCTTCCTATTGCTCCAGCTACAGTCGGAGACAAAGAGGATGAGATTGTATGACCAGCGTAACACTGTTTGGAGACAGTTCATAATATCATATCGATCCTTTTAGAAATCCAAGCTGGAGGAAACCGAGACCCGGCGAAGACGAGTTCAGGAGCTGCGCCAGCGCCTCACAACTGATGAGGACTTGCAGGCCACAGCGGCTGCAGGCTCTCCCCAGGGCTCTGGCGCTTCATCTGTTGACAACATGTACCTGACAGGAAGGGCGTCAGTCCAGTCTGCCCCATCCACTTCTCACCCCTTCCGAATCATTGATACCACAGATTCGGTCAGTCTGAGCTCTATCGGTCGTGGCGGCCTCCTCCTCTCTCAATTTAAAGCTGACTCTATCCGtgagtattttttcaaatgcatAATATAATGCCGTTTTTGTTTATGGAGTAAAACTAAATGTGTATCAAATCAATTCTAGATGTTacaaattagttaaaatttaaccaaagaAAAAGTATACCCGCAATGAGTCATGTTTTATGGGTTTTATGAaagacaagaaaattattatctaTGGAACAACTTGTCGTCAAATCTGTGTGCGAACAAATCTGTGTATTCAAACAAATAGTTGATATTGATTACAGAATTCATTCAGTATTGACTGATTATTTTCCCTCTGTtaccaaaacaaaacaaataagatattttttttgttctgaaTGTGGGGTTGAATGGGGCACAGTTGCTCCGCTGGTCCGCAGTAAAATACTTTTGAATCTAATTTTTGAGGGACCATATTTTCTGTCGGCAAAATTATACAGATACCACTGTCCACATGTTTTGAAGTATGCTAACTTTAAAATGACATTGTCTTTTTAGCTGTGGTGATGTCGATGGGTTCATCTCAGGGTCTCCAGGAGCCAGATGTGATCGCCAGCACAAAAGGAGCGGTGCCTGTGGCGCCTCCTCGCCGCAAGAAACGCCAGCCGAAGCCACCAAGTGCCGTAAGACCGAGCGAGGAGCAGGTGAAGGAGGCCGGATCTCCACCACTGCCCTCGCCGGCCAGTACGCTGGCCACCCTTGCGGAGGAATGGGAGCGCAGCCTGGACCTGAAGGCAGCGGTCAAGGGCCAGTACGTGGTCAAGCCACAAGACACGGCCACTTCCAGAGCTGAGCCGTCCCCACCGCCCTCCTCACCTGCGTCGCCACTCGCAACCACCGCATCTGcagcctccgccgccgcgtcCTCAACCGCCCCCATGCCGCCCCACTCGTCCTCTTGCTCCTCGGGCTTCAGTTCCGCTTGCTCCAGCCTTCCTAGATCAGCACGTCCCAGTCCCAGGAACTCCAAGGAGAGAAATGGCGTTGCTGGCATCAAGGCTGAGGATCTTGGCGTCAGGACAAGGACTGACTCTGGCAAACAGCTTACTGacttggtaaattaattttaaaagttgtatTTGAGAGATATTTCTCAATCAAATTCAAGGTCGATTATGAGCATAATGacaatttttgctattattGGCAACGTGAAACCTTGTGTCATGCTTCCTAGCTGCCAAATTAAACTATAGATTTTAACATattaaagaaacaaataaaaattaggtttCTTGTGACTAACTAAATTGTCTGACCTATTACATACATCATCACTtgagaacaaattaaatttgagtaatCCTTCTATGTAGCACAAATAAATGGATGCACTTTGTGACTTAATCTTCCAACAGTTTCAACTACTATGAACTGAAGCCGACTTTGAAATTAAcagcaaattatttccagGAAATACTTGAACAAGTGACGGTGCTGAACTTAGACACGGGCGAACGGGTGCCACTCTCTATCGCCGAAGACAAGCTACCTCAGTGCATCAACCCACTGTCTCTGCACATTATGCGCTTGACCTCAGAATATGTCAGCAATTCGAGTTTGGAAAAGGAGCGCGAGAGCGATGAAGAAAGCATCATGAGTGAACGGCCGCAGACACAGGCTGACGACACTGAGAGCATCAATATCCCTGTGAAAAAGAGGCACGCCCAGATAATCCACTTAAGTCACTATCTAAACGTTGAGCTCGTGTTATTTCCATTTCAGGAGCCAATTCCGCAGATTGATTGGCCAGTCGGTCAGAAAAACCATTGACAAAGCGAAGCACCTGGCCCATGAAGTGCGAATGCATGGTTCAGCGAGCAACTCTAGTAAAGAGGCGCTCAAGGAGCCGGACGAAGAGGAGGCCGCCACTAAGATAAAGTTGCGCGCAGGACACAAGGGTCCCTATGAGTTTGACTGCGTTAAACAGCTACAGGTAATCAATACCTACCACCAAAGAACTATCACAAAGCTACAAATTCTGACTAAGTTCTTCTTTGCTCATTGTCATCTTTAAgatatttgtattaaatataaattaaaaaaaaacgaagatTGCCGTGATGAAACTTGGTGAATTTAACtctaaatatattaaaagattttagtCAATTTATTCAGTGGATCAATTGAATAGTactataatattaaaatcaaatttctgggtttaaattattcttcatAGTCTTTCCTAAGTTGACTAGTTTCAAATACCGCTACATGTTTTCAGGACATGTCCAACGCCCATTCAGGGCCTATTTGGTGCGTCCGGTTCTCCGTGTGCGGCCGGCTTTTGGCGACCGCTGGCCAGGACCGTGTGCTGCGGGTGTGGGTTCTGCGCGAAGCACTTGCCTATTTCTCCGACATGTGCACTAAGTACAGCCACCCAAAGAGTTCTCCTACTCCGTCGCAAGAGTCTTTGCAGGCGGCGACGGCCCTTGAGGAGCCTAAATTTTCAGTAGATGACGGCCTGGGCCCGTTCGTGGCTCGACCATTCGTGTCGTATGTTGGTCACACGTCTGACCTGCTTGACGTCTCCTGGTCCAAGAATTACTTTGTACTCAGCTCCTCCATGGACAAGACTGTCCGGCTGTGGCACATATCCAGACAAGAGTGCCTCTGTTGCTTTCAGCACATAGATTTCGTCACCGCCATTGTCTTTCACCCAAGGGTGAGTTAAGTTATTACAAATTctgctcatttaattttgacaaaactTTTCGCTTTATCAGGATGATAGGTATTTCCTGTCTGGCTCGCTGGACGGAAAACTAAGGCTGTGGAACATCCCTGACAAGAAGGTGGCTGTGTGGACGGAAGTTGAGGGCCCAATCAAGTTGGTTACGGCCGCCAACTTCTGCCAGAATGGAAAATTTGCTGTGATTGGCACTTATGATGGTCGTTGTGTCTTTTACACCACAGAGAACCTCAAGTACCATACACAGATCCACGTTCGCTCCTCAAGAGGCAGGAATAGTCAGGGCAGGAAGATAACTGGGATTGAGCCCATGCCTGGGGAGGATAaggtgagaaaaataatcatggaTCCACATTGATAATCATTGTGATGAAACTTTAGATCTTAGTGTCCAGTAATGACAGTAGGATCCGACTCTACGACCTGAGGGACCTGAACCTTTCTTGTAAATACAAAGGCTATGTCAATATTAGTAGCCAAATCAGCGCAAGCTTTAGGTATTTAACTGCATTTTGAGTATTTAAAGAATCTATTAATATATCTGCGTAGTCATGATGGAAAATACATCACAAGTGGATCTGAAAACCAAGTCATATACATCTGGAGGACCTACCATGAACAAGCCAAGTTCACGTCAGCTCGCCGGGACAGGAACAGTTTTTGGGAAGGCATTAAAGGTTTGAATATTCTAGATTGTCCAATTTGATTTTGGCATTATGAAACCTTAAGAAATCCTCACTAAATTTACTGCtcattttctgaaatattaaaatatgtctCTTAAAAGGCATGCACTAATTCAGTTAATTTTGCAGCGCACAACGCAATGGTGACATGCTCTGTATTTGCGCCTCATCCAGCCTCCATCATTCGTCAACTGGAGGCGACGGCGTCGCTCAACCTGCTAGGAGCAGCCGCTTCTGGGACACTGCAGGCTTCAACAACGCCGGAGGCTGGCGGTCCCAGCGGCGAGGGCTACATCCTCATATCGGCTGACTTTAACGGATGCCTCAAGGTGTTCCTTAACAGGCCCAAAGCCAAGCACAGTTCGCTGCCGGCCTCCGCGATGGCTTGAACCACCCAGACCCAACATCACTCCCCCTACAAGTGCGTTGTTGACTATTCTTATAGCCCAGTGTTATCGGTGTAATCCTTTTAATAAAAGCCATATCAagcatgaaacaaatttttgactcaATACCGTGGACTGTGCTGTTATCTCAATAATTTGTATACATGAAAACAACATAGAATTTGGATTGTAGACATTCCTATTCTGTTGATAAAGCAATTTAAGGAATGCGCCTGTTCATCAACTTGTCTTTGGCCATATATTTCCTTCAGCTGATTTCACAAGAAAATCCGTTTATCTTTAACTATAGTTATATCTTTATCCCAGAATAGATATAAGAAAGCTGCTTTAATTTATTGGTTACAAGAGAACAGGGTAGgatggattaaaattttctctttttaatatttaccaTCTGTTTAATAATGTCATTTGATAATAACTTAACACTTGTGACTAAGAAtacaagataaaataaaataaatacacaaatcTAGAAAAAGAGGAGCCAGAGTCAGCTCctctctttaaaatataacttcATTTCTCACACTCTCACTATGACGACATTGTCTAgatattgattaattatttacatgtGCACTAGTGTCCAAACTCACTGAATAGGTCATCTCATGCTTTGTCAATTGCTTAAACAGCTGCTGAGACGACGGAGGGCGATGCCGGAGGCGTTGAAGATGCTGACGAAGGCGTTGATGACGAGCTTTTGTCTTCGTTGTCCTTCTTTGAAGCCTGCAATTGGTGCCACGTTTCTCCCAATGCCTTTGCAAAGTGGTCATCcactaaaatgaaaaaaaaaaggaatgagTTTCTGATCTAAGTAACACATTTGGAAAGTCGCTTCAGTTCTAAAATCAGCAGCATAGTACCTGTGAGCGGCGTGAATGTGGCATCGTCTGAGGGATCAAATGGGGTTTTGTTGGGAGAAGGGGTGCGTTTGTTGagggcggcggaggcggcacTGGAAGCGGCTGGGCCTGTGTGCGCGGAGGGTGGGAAGATGGCGAGGTAGTCTTGGCCGAGTGAGCGCCGGAAGTGCTCATCGATGACTGGGTCGCTGTCGCTGGGCCCTCCACGTTGCCCCGCATTGGACGCCGCCTCATCTGAGCCCCGTCGGCCCCGTGTGCTCATGTCTAGTGGACTGTCGTCGTCGTTGTTGTTTGCAAGCATCGGCCGCGGCGCCCGTGCCGTCGGGCATGGTCGACGCTCACGGCGCCACCGCGCTGACGGCTGCACCTCCTTTCCAAGAGAGTCGCCTTCTGAGGACAACACAGATTTCGGAATGAGGAACATGTTTGCAATATTTCCAGGAATAATTACGtaatattatcattttgtccataaaatgcaaaatcaattcTCGTGTTATTATTAGTAATAAGCTGACCTTTCATTATCTAATTATTTGGAAAGTTTAGGCATACGTATTGACAGTAATTTTAGCTTCTCTTCACTTGGTAACAAAATCCGGttacttttctttttatctatTCCTTACTCAATTTTAGTCTAAATGCAAAGAAATTTGTTAAGTTAATGGCTGCAACATCTTTTCCTTCGAGTTATCAGTTCAAATAGTTATTAAACTCAAGCACACAAGTAATAGATCGGTTCCCAGCGCTTGAAGGTGCCGCAAAAGAAATGAAGCGATTAGGAGCGGTGCTGTTTTTTGTCTCGGTTTTTAATGTGTGTGTGGTGTGCTGCGCGGGGCTGCCGACTTTGGTTCGCCCGCGGCTATCGTTCGCCTCTCCCCAGCT is part of the Cloeon dipterum chromosome 1, ieCloDipt1.1, whole genome shotgun sequence genome and harbors:
- the LOC135934247 gene encoding transcription cofactor vestigial-like protein 4 isoform X3, yielding MMQVALRTPASMFWQPWVQCSEGDSLGKEVQPSARWRRERRPCPTARAPRPMLANNNDDDSPLDMSTRGRRGSDEAASNAGQRGGPSDSDPVIDEHFRRSLGQDYLAIFPPSAHTGPAASSAASAALNKRTPSPNKTPFDPSDDATFTPLTVDDHFAKALGETWHQLQASKKDNEDKSSSSTPSSASSTPPASPSVVSAAV
- the LOC135934247 gene encoding uncharacterized protein LOC135934247 isoform X2, which produces MDNSVVESPLEVLSRAATMVQLGVAKGDSLGKEVQPSARWRRERRPCPTARAPRPMLANNNDDDSPLDMSTRGRRGSDEAASNAGQRGGPSDSDPVIDEHFRRSLGQDYLAIFPPSAHTGPAASSAASAALNKRTPSPNKTPFDPSDDATFTPLTVDDHFAKALGETWHQLQASKKDNEDKSSSSTPSSASSTPPASPSVVSAAV
- the LOC135934239 gene encoding WD repeat-containing protein 44, with the translated sequence MADASSNSDSEEFFDAEDNTPHRSSRRSRASLNKQQAASAAAALDAASAKSAPTEEETPAQLLEVSKANVPGSEDSTPSDVPDGTSSRKELLTLPIAPATVGDKEDEIKSKLEETETRRRRVQELRQRLTTDEDLQATAAAGSPQGSGASSVDNMYLTGRASVQSAPSTSHPFRIIDTTDSVSLSSIGRGGLLLSQFKADSIPVVMSMGSSQGLQEPDVIASTKGAVPVAPPRRKKRQPKPPSAVRPSEEQVKEAGSPPLPSPASTLATLAEEWERSLDLKAAVKGQYVVKPQDTATSRAEPSPPPSSPASPLATTASAASAAASSTAPMPPHSSSCSSGFSSACSSLPRSARPSPRNSKERNGVAGIKAEDLGVRTRTDSGKQLTDLEILEQVTVLNLDTGERVPLSIAEDKLPQCINPLSLHIMRLTSEYVSNSSLEKERESDEESIMSERPQTQADDTESINIPVKKRSQFRRLIGQSVRKTIDKAKHLAHEVRMHGSASNSSKEALKEPDEEEAATKIKLRAGHKGPYEFDCVKQLQDMSNAHSGPIWCVRFSVCGRLLATAGQDRVLRVWVLREALAYFSDMCTKYSHPKSSPTPSQESLQAATALEEPKFSVDDGLGPFVARPFVSYVGHTSDLLDVSWSKNYFVLSSSMDKTVRLWHISRQECLCCFQHIDFVTAIVFHPRDDRYFLSGSLDGKLRLWNIPDKKVAVWTEVEGPIKLVTAANFCQNGKFAVIGTYDGRCVFYTTENLKYHTQIHVRSSRGRNSQGRKITGIEPMPGEDKILVSSNDSRIRLYDLRDLNLSCKYKGYVNISSQISASFSHDGKYITSGSENQVIYIWRTYHEQAKFTSARRDRNSFWEGIKAHNAMVTCSVFAPHPASIIRQLEATASLNLLGAAASGTLQASTTPEAGGPSGEGYILISADFNGCLKVFLNRPKAKHSSLPASAMA
- the LOC135934247 gene encoding transcription cofactor vestigial-like protein 4 isoform X1, which encodes MKTLSQKLKQHIRQEMDNSVVESPLEVLSRAATMVQLGVAKGDSLGKEVQPSARWRRERRPCPTARAPRPMLANNNDDDSPLDMSTRGRRGSDEAASNAGQRGGPSDSDPVIDEHFRRSLGQDYLAIFPPSAHTGPAASSAASAALNKRTPSPNKTPFDPSDDATFTPLTVDDHFAKALGETWHQLQASKKDNEDKSSSSTPSSASSTPPASPSVVSAAV